In Citrus sinensis cultivar Valencia sweet orange chromosome 4, DVS_A1.0, whole genome shotgun sequence, one DNA window encodes the following:
- the LOC127901847 gene encoding uncharacterized protein LOC127901847: protein MIDQDQDYGRYTSLKMSLDEVYEAIKDRGLLYLLAPIIKLPSRRDRGRYCKFHGTHGHTTAECKDLKTQVEDLVRNRYLNEFIDGTFPMVTSTCEGEQSNRNLRREQPTVRVIAGGPTLAGDSNRSRKNYARYTMTSKEDALVIKATVASKKFDRILVDTRSSVDVLFKSTLEEIGIADLKLEYTNTSLKGFGGGKLVFLGVVELPITIGSSPT, encoded by the exons ATGATCGACCAGGACCAAGACTATGGGCGGTATACTTCCTTGAAGATGTCTCTGGACGaggtgtacgaggccataaaggacCGGGGACTACTGTACCTCCTTGCCCCAATAATAAAGCTACCCAGCAGGAGGGATAGGGGACGctattgtaagttccatggcactCATGGCCATACCACTGCAGAATGCAAagatctcaagacccaggtTGAAGATTTGGTGAGGAATCGATACCTGAACGAGTTTATAGATGGGACTTTTCCGATGGTGACCTCGACATgtgaaggggagcagagtAACAGAAACTTGAGGCGTGAGCAGCCTACAGTAAGGGTGATAGCTGGGGGCCCAACATTGGCCGGAGATTCCAACAGATCGAGGAAGAATTATGCTAGATACACCATGACTAGTAAAGAG gaTGCTTTAGTCATCAAGGCCACTGTTGCTAGTAAGAAGTTTGACCGGATACTAGTTGACACAAGGAGCTCAGTTGATGTGTTGTTTAAGTCAACTCTAGAGGAGATCGGAATAGCAGACCTGAAGTTGGAGTACACTAATacctccttgaaggggttTGGAGGAGGAAAACTGGTCTTTCTGGGCGTGGTCGAGCTGCCTATCACGATTGGAAGCTCCCCGACATAA